A single window of Methanosphaera sp. DNA harbors:
- a CDS encoding TIGR00300 family protein, whose protein sequence is MFKEKIILEGHIIDSLTLSKTLSTIMECGGDLNIEEVNAGKLKTDTSSAIIEVISDDEESFNRIMDRLTDFGAEVLNNKDADLVESLKDKTVPDNFYSTTNYATKVKYEGEWLTIDNIEMDCLIVVDTENKTAKCKALNTIKKGDKVVVGRNGVKVEPVERSREKGSFEFMNSEASSEKPIQSIIHNVAEEMKKIKDHGGKIVVVGGPAVIHTGCSTILAKLIRDGYVDKIFAGNALATHDIEQALYGTSLGVDINTGKLVAHGHKNHMAAINQINKAGSIRDAVEQGVLKSGVMYECIKNDATYVLAGSIRDDGPLPDVITDSQVAQQRMREEVQDKDVEMVIMVATLLHSVATGNLMPARIKSVCVDINNASVTKLSDRGSAQVISIVTDIGTFFPTLESELRKLEEE, encoded by the coding sequence ATGTTTAAAGAGAAAATAATCCTTGAAGGTCACATTATCGACTCATTAACACTTTCTAAAACATTAAGTACAATAATGGAATGTGGTGGAGACCTTAACATTGAAGAAGTAAATGCTGGAAAACTTAAAACAGACACAAGTAGTGCAATAATAGAAGTAATATCTGATGATGAAGAATCATTTAACAGAATAATGGATCGTTTAACAGACTTTGGTGCTGAAGTTCTAAATAATAAAGATGCAGATCTTGTAGAATCACTAAAAGATAAAACAGTACCAGATAACTTCTATTCAACAACAAACTATGCAACAAAAGTAAAATATGAAGGTGAATGGCTTACAATTGACAACATAGAAATGGACTGTTTAATAGTTGTAGATACAGAAAATAAAACAGCAAAATGTAAAGCATTAAACACCATTAAAAAAGGAGATAAAGTTGTTGTAGGACGTAACGGTGTAAAAGTTGAACCTGTTGAAAGATCAAGAGAAAAAGGTTCATTTGAATTTATGAACTCTGAAGCATCATCTGAAAAACCTATTCAAAGTATTATCCACAATGTTGCAGAAGAAATGAAAAAAATAAAAGATCATGGTGGAAAAATTGTTGTTGTAGGTGGACCTGCAGTTATTCACACAGGATGTTCAACAATTCTTGCAAAACTTATACGTGATGGATATGTAGATAAAATCTTTGCAGGTAATGCTCTTGCAACACACGACATAGAACAAGCACTCTATGGAACATCACTAGGTGTAGATATTAACACAGGAAAACTTGTAGCTCATGGACATAAAAATCACATGGCAGCAATAAATCAGATAAATAAGGCTGGAAGTATACGTGATGCAGTAGAACAAGGTGTTCTTAAAAGTGGAGTAATGTATGAATGTATTAAAAACGATGCAACATACGTACTTGCTGGAAGTATTCGTGATGATGGACCACTTCCTGATGTAATAACAGATTCACAAGTTGCACAACAACGTATGCGTGAGGAAGTTCAAGATAAAGATGTTGAAATGGTAATAATGGTTGCTACCCTCCTTCACAGTGTAGCTACAGGTAACTTAATGCCAGCACGTATTAAAAGTGTATGTGTAGATATTAACAATGCATCTGTAACAAAACTTTCAGATCGTGGAAGTGCACAAGTTATAAGTATTGTAACAGATATTGGAACATTCTTCCCTACACTTGAATCTGAACTTAGAAAACTTGAAGAAGAATAA
- a CDS encoding calcium/sodium antiporter, protein MDIFTIILLVVGFILLIKGADFFVEGASELAAKLKVPAIIIGLTIVAFGTSAPEAAVSITSALSHSNAIAISNVVGSNIFNLLAVLGVTALVYNLKIEDKLLKEDFVVLIIGSVLFLVFALTGNVIDRIEGIIFLLIIIGYVAFLVYKTKKQSRVLTVDEVKLSNAKIILYIIGGMLCIMIGSDVVVASAKDIALSLGMSETLVGLTIVSLGTSLPELVTSVTAAYRKNTDLAVGNVVGSCIFNVLFIIGITTAITPIATTAIMITDITISLVAIALTYIFAYHRRDFNSKDGILMIIIFIIYMAYIILRN, encoded by the coding sequence ATGGATATTTTTACAATAATTCTATTAGTTGTTGGATTCATACTCTTAATTAAAGGTGCTGACTTCTTTGTTGAAGGAGCAAGTGAGCTTGCAGCAAAACTTAAAGTTCCAGCAATAATAATAGGTCTTACAATAGTTGCCTTTGGTACAAGTGCACCAGAAGCAGCCGTATCAATAACATCAGCACTATCACATAGTAATGCTATTGCAATAAGTAATGTAGTGGGAAGTAACATCTTCAACCTACTTGCCGTACTTGGTGTAACAGCACTAGTTTATAATCTTAAAATTGAAGATAAACTACTAAAAGAAGACTTTGTAGTATTAATAATTGGATCTGTACTATTTTTAGTATTTGCATTAACTGGAAATGTAATTGACAGAATTGAAGGTATAATATTTTTACTTATCATCATAGGATATGTTGCATTTCTTGTATATAAAACAAAAAAACAAAGTCGTGTACTTACAGTTGATGAAGTTAAACTTTCAAATGCTAAAATCATACTCTACATAATAGGTGGAATGTTATGTATTATGATTGGAAGTGACGTGGTTGTTGCATCAGCAAAAGATATTGCACTTAGCCTTGGAATGTCTGAAACACTTGTTGGTCTTACAATAGTATCTCTTGGTACATCACTACCAGAACTTGTAACAAGTGTAACAGCAGCATACCGTAAAAATACAGATCTTGCAGTGGGAAATGTTGTTGGAAGCTGTATTTTTAATGTATTATTCATTATTGGTATAACAACAGCAATTACACCAATTGCAACAACAGCTATAATGATAACAGATATTACAATATCACTTGTTGCAATTGCACTTACATACATCTTTGCATATCACAGACGTGATTTCAATAG
- a CDS encoding phosphorylating glyceraldehyde-3-phosphate dehydrogenase, with amino-acid sequence MKNIGINGYGTIGKRVADAVSAQDDMKIVGVTKRSPDYEAKSAVEKGYDLYISVPEREAEFEEAGIEVAGTADELFEKLDLVVDCTPGGVGAQNKTDIYEKIGLKAIFEGGEDHDAIGCSFNAESNYSESIGQDYVRVVSCNTTGLCRTLKPVYDMAGINKVRAVMVRRGADPNDAKRGPINAIVPSTEVPSHHGPDVQTIIKDLNVMTMALIVPTTLMHTHNIMVDLKDKSITKDDVLDAFESAYRVLPVKKSLNIASTAQIMEYAKELGRSRSDMYEIPVWEESINVVDGELFYMQAVHQESDVVPENVDAIRAMLELEDDAEKSILKTNKAMGIL; translated from the coding sequence ATGAAAAATATTGGAATAAATGGATACGGAACTATTGGTAAAAGAGTAGCAGACGCTGTATCTGCTCAAGATGACATGAAAATTGTTGGAGTAACAAAAAGATCACCAGACTATGAAGCTAAAAGTGCTGTTGAAAAAGGATACGATCTATACATAAGTGTTCCTGAACGTGAAGCAGAATTTGAAGAAGCAGGAATAGAAGTTGCTGGAACAGCAGATGAATTATTTGAAAAACTTGACCTTGTTGTTGACTGTACACCAGGAGGTGTAGGTGCACAAAACAAAACAGACATCTATGAAAAAATTGGTCTTAAAGCTATCTTTGAAGGTGGAGAAGATCATGATGCAATAGGATGTTCATTCAATGCTGAATCAAACTACTCAGAAAGTATAGGACAAGACTATGTACGTGTAGTATCATGTAACACAACAGGTCTTTGTCGTACACTTAAACCTGTATATGACATGGCAGGAATTAACAAAGTACGTGCTGTAATGGTAAGACGTGGAGCAGACCCTAACGATGCAAAAAGAGGACCTATTAATGCTATTGTACCATCAACAGAAGTACCATCACACCATGGACCTGATGTACAAACAATTATTAAAGACTTAAATGTTATGACAATGGCTCTTATTGTGCCGACAACACTTATGCATACACACAACATAATGGTAGATCTTAAAGACAAATCAATAACAAAAGACGATGTACTTGATGCATTTGAAAGTGCATATCGTGTACTTCCTGTTAAAAAAAGTCTCAACATAGCATCTACTGCACAAATTATGGAATATGCTAAAGAACTTGGACGTTCAAGATCAGACATGTATGAAATACCAGTATGGGAAGAATCAATAAATGTTGTAGATGGAGAATTATTCTACATGCAAGCAGTACACCAAGAATCTGACGTTGTACCAGAAAATGTTGATGCAATCCGTGCAATGCTTGAATTAGAAGATGATGCTGAAAAATCTATACTAAAAACCAACAAAGCAATGGGAATATTATAA